The following are from one region of the Salvia splendens isolate huo1 chromosome 2, SspV2, whole genome shotgun sequence genome:
- the LOC121785626 gene encoding uncharacterized protein LOC121785626 isoform X5 translates to MDFHSMNRKQLQALCKKHKIPANLSNLEMANRLTKFLQEENVSEIESGVEVVNKKSKKVRFSPEHELIEFTRSPIKIKRRSRRNSVSGRDSNWSIEMEAEIVGREGSTMQTGELKLVEAEVKQNKRGRKAVKCNDGKKFASAVDSCEDGQLEMEVRPVRMTRLRGKTEAEVEMKCAKDDCKRDEKASDSVKNAGHTEIAENHSRVTRSKAQKVTEAPAAKEKRGRKEVKNIGKVAAVRAETGDNRDSLSKRGDEGEEKSATGSDERTAGEHVTVEHQLVLRRSKRKVNRVGESEMLICDTREHENGKVKGSTKTIKLLASGVLEVDTEISGVEGDQGRGAVLKIEEPNRRKTVIDYTSLIGDTLRSSLTQPDIVPEVSKGEKMVIQPIGVTRRSRRKTISVKLVSTSDTDSAAENLDAEKPKSESCLGEKENFAVVQKNTRVIRNTSKCKPPGSLDKVGTDSAAENIDAEKHISESCLGEKENVAAVQKNMRLTRNTSKCKPPGPLDKIGGDSNIHQKNNVTKRKRGQVTGDAMIKNNDTISGEQSLTGRSSAKVVSPTAKGKFSDEMNQPHRLDKPKTLDTSSHHDSSGIGESLFLNVQLSVSKDSESANNSCSKNIISDVDLTSIKETHEMKEEVSAADSADNSCMNLANEGKLVNSNANAASTSKSAARGTESSASEDQICNSSIVEVKEGKLLLEFDVQESVEQNIKEVDRNGSEARMYSQAEDSGCDNKINDQVLAEGLNVPEEEGSAETCSSADRFLHGDRTDVTTDLEVAETEVDEHVKPCISLADHHNDQDDLELGASSNILDINNEDTSRTPGAFESCGTDYTHSKSSSKLKEPSLGMTMHHVDDVDKGFETFYHNGRASELAEADERGCSKDQSNSSDQFNESNMPELCHSERNAGIASPDGSIFKVDKLFDQEGRYGITPQEKENFSGEHSVEDFNEQGLSQHDSPSIAPTTTCKSTGDHKSSNSQKTDPCSPSCDSETQAEKQKSLVANSNELAHSNKKQVTLSSASELAGNAVCFLTSSEMKDAVGLIADEDVNDENYGIDEEVSAEASISYVKSCSVNKIAAGSLGDVKFQDTVETVEHENLVARMTESDADEEATLATSRQIWAEAEVQNLFGTSDQYAPPGLSDTFCQGSERANITMSENKSTPSNIGILTEKQEKEMDEESGIESDANIYENVLESLFATPVKIATPCKTEETYSYDSILDGSVTSVHEGSVTMKENVPTGVTSNEKAQNAGYEIENNLGTGAALPGHGGDDICEDANNVESFDRVLDGSATLVQEWSEAMKENVATEVTSNEKANTGGYEIGGNLGTGAALSDNGGDDICEDVNEVERVLDGSVTWIQECSEAMKENVATVVTSNEKAHNAGYEVESNLGTGAALSNNGGDAIFEDVNEVESFELLNTFTGVLFEAEYDGCEALEDQLTHSKEECLLESNSITEEDIEEHAIPLAEPCLNDEETEKSIISVSGSPRDLYELRPESLSCKSEAHNKFNGEMTQSTTSELFDANLQKSDVPENSHLPSACNNDHDNSRETSIKTSNDPEVENIGSFNKGISPLISLKASPDCEESILGRDDQYEAKKLDEQDGIPKCSQDISDELHTNSEVAIQGNVSIGYNNSRELEQLVSSDELDNKSKEAKGMETITQTNNTDAAAEHGSFACRTVSGDDKKLETGEPVLSLDEEKVQDAGFEHENSSCVGDLLSDDRGEDTCGKMNDVETVEFKVTSTNVLSKTEYDGEASVEQFPENTKEGQKGTSFIPEDNEEKVTSLETDSGNELTEEYLNILSGTPKNLDKNGGCQDMLFDNVLSESVSCKSRADYKSEQEIIQSSEVEDELSDADLQKSNISKNSQNVIDEGTYLPLSSEASPLSDELTQNKICGVMICDEIDAKGKSSQDVSDESHTNSEVAIPKGLSDSNNQTEDAGLACGLELERTSLETNEAGTATQDLNKGVHPRDLGSSVCGAELHLHVRDENTDSLKGDNSMKDTEEAETLTTQMVQFPIELQFEKNVEDFKNDTHALSNSPASGSDEILRESDVAGTIKEYIDSESSLPVIFENSGASLPSDMLADTDEIVASEKSAMPINEKDIAARLDCLTPMMEISSHSSKDEDTVPSLECLNTEQEEVTLSTELAQVSGKAANSHERVDEGNTIKLDADEDGHITACSTKRKNARTILIHGTPGKLIAADMKENELNQKRSNIGDITAARPAKRRPLQDLRRK, encoded by the exons ATGGATTTCCACTCCATGAATCGCAAACAGCTTCAGGCATTATGCAAGAAGCACAAGATTCCCGCTAATTTGTCTAATCTCGAGATGGCCAACAGGCTCACGAAATTTCTCCAG GAAGAAAATGTGAGCGAAATCGAATCGGGTGTTGAGGTTGtgaataaaaaaagtaagaaagtaCGATTTAGTCCGGAGCATGAATTGATTGAGTTTACCAGATCgccaataaaaattaaaagaagaagTAGGAGGAATTCTGTTTCAGGGAGAGATAGTAATTGGTCAATTGAAATGGAGGCAGAAATTGTGGGTAGAGAGGGTAGCACTATGCAAACTGGAGAGTTGAAGTTAGTGGAGGCAGAGGTTAAGCAGAATAAGAGAGGAAGGAAGGCTGTGAAATGTAATGATGGAAAAAAATTTGCTTCTGCTGTTGATAGTTGTGAAGATGGCCAGTTGGAAATGGAAGTTAGGCCAGTTAGAATGACGAGGTTGAGAGGGAAGACGGAAGCAGAGGTCGAGATGAAATGTGCAAAAGATGATTGTAAGAGAGACGAGAAAGCTTCAGATAGTGTCAAGAATGCTGGGCACACTGAGATTGCGGAGAATCATAGTAGGGTTACCAGGTCTAAGGCACAGAAAGTGACAGAAGCTCCTGCAGCAAAGGAGAAAAGAGGGAGAAAAGAAGTGAAAAATATTGGTAAGGTAGCTGCTGTTAGAGCTGAGACTGGTGACAATAGAGACTCTTTGAGTAAGAGAGGGGATGAGGGTGAAGAAAAATCAGCTACGGGTTCAGATGAGAGAACTGCAGGAGAACATGTGACTGTTGAACATCAACTTGTTTTAAGGAGATCTAAAAGGAAAGTGAACCGGGTTGGTGAATCTGAGATGTTGATTTGTGATACAAGGGAACATGAAAATGGCAAGGTCAAGGGCTCAACAAAGACAATAAAGTTGTTGGCATCAGGTGTTCTGGAAGTGGATACAGAAATTAGTGGAGTTGAAGGGGATCAAGGTAGAGGAGCAGTTCTGAAAATTGAAGAACCTAACAGGAGGAAGACCGTGATTGATTATACTAGTCTTATAGGTGATACATTGAGAAGCTCACTGACACAGCCAGATATTGTTCCTGAAGTTTCTAAAGGTGAGAAGATGGTTATCCAGCCTATTGGAGTTACAAGGAGGTCTAGGCGTAAGACTATAAGTGTGAAATTGGTTTCTACTAGTGATACTGATTCAGCTGCAGAGAATCTCGATGCAGAAAAGCCTAAAAGTGAATCATGTCTAGGAGAGAAGGAGAATTTTGCAGTAGTTCAGAAGAATACGCGAGTAATAAGGAATACTTCCAAATGTAAGCCACCAGGGTCTCTAGACAAGGTTGGTACTGATTCAGCTGCAGAGAATATTGATGCAGAAAAGCATATAAGTGAATCATGTTTAGGAGAGAAGGAGAATGTTGCAGCAGTTCAGAAGAATATGCGATTAACAAGGAATACTTCCAAATGTAAGCCACCAGGGCCTCTAGACAAGATTGGTGGAGATTCTAATATTCACCAGAAGAACAACGTAACGAAGAGAAAAAGAGGTCAGGTCACAGGAGATGCCATGATAAAGAACAATGATACAATCTCTGGAGAACAGTCATTGACAGGAAGAAGCAGTGCCAAAGTTGTGTCTCCAACTGCGAAAGGCAAATTTTCTGATGAGATGAACCAACCACACAGACTAGACAAGCCCAAGACGCTTGACACTTCATCTCATCACGATTCTTCGGGAATTGGGGAATCGTTGTTCTTGAATGTTCAGCTGTCCGTTTCAAAAGATTCAGAAAGTGCTAACAACTCGTGTTCCAAAAATATCATTAGTGATGTGGATCTGACGTCTATAAAAGAGACTCATGAAATGAAGGAAGAGGTCTCTGCTGCTGATAGTGCTGACAATTCTTGTATGAACTTGGCCAATGAAGGAAAGTTGGTGAACTCAAACGCAAATGCAGCATCCACATCCAAGAGTGCAGCTCGGGGCACTGAGTCCTCAGCTTCTGAGGATCAAATTTGTAACAGCAGCATTGTGGAAGTGAAAGAGGGCAAGTTACTATTGGAGTTTGATGTCCAGGAATCAGTTGAGCAGAATATAAAAGAAGTGGATAGGAATGGCTCAGAAGCTCGGATGTATAGCCAAGCGGAAGATTCTGGATGCGACAACAAAATCAATGACCAAGTACTTGCAGAAGGCTTAAATGTTCCGGAAGAGGAAGGTTCTGCTGAGACATGCTCTTCTGCTGACAGATTTTTGCATGGTGATCGAACAGATGTTACGA CTGACCTAGAAGTAGCAGAGACTGAAGTGGATGAACACGTAAAACCATGTATCAGCTTGGCTGATCACCATAATGATCAAGATGACTTAGAGTTAGGAGCATCCAGTAATATTTTGGACATCAATAACGAAGATACATCCCGAACACCTGGAGCCTTTGAGTCTTGTG GGACTGATTATACCCACTCAAAGAGTTCTTCAAAACTGAAGGAGCCATCTTTAGGCATGACTATGCATCATGTTGATGATGTGGACAAAGGATTTGAAACCTTCTACCATAACGGTAGAGCTTCAGAATTGGCTGAAGCTGACGAAAGAGGTTGCTCAAAAGATCAAAGTAATTCAAGTGACCAGTTCAATGAATCCAATATGCCTGAGCTATGTCATAGTGAGAGAAATGCTGGAATAGCCTCACCAGATGGAAGTATCTTTAAAG tggATAAGTTATTCGATCAAGAAGGAAGATACGGGATCACACCACAAGAGAAGGAAAACTTTTCTGGTGAACATTCAGTCGAGGATTTTAATGAGCAAGGGCTGTCACAACATGATTCCCCTTCTATAGCACCCACCACCACGTGCAAAAGCACTGGAGATCATAAGAGCTCTAATTCACAGAAAACTGATCCTTGTAGCCCCTCTTGTGATTCTGAAACTCAAG CGGAGAAGCAAAAGAGTCTAGTGGCCAATTCCAATGAACTTGCACACTCTAATAAGAAGCAGGTAACTTTGAGCAGTGCAAGTGAACTGGCAGGAAATGCAGTATGCTTCTTAACGAGTTCTGAGATGAAAGATGCTGTAGGCCTCATTGCTGATGAAGATG TCAATGATGAAAACTATGGCATAGATGAAGAGGTTTCGGCTGAGGCAAGCATTTCATATGTCAAAAGTTGCTCTGTCAACAAGATAGCGGCTGGAAGTCTTGGTGATGTGAAGTTTCAAGACACCGTGGAAACTGTTGAACATGAAAACCTGGTAGCAAGGATGACAGAGTCAGATGCAGATGAAGAGGCTACTCTTGCGACATCTAGGCAGATCTGGGCAG AAGCTGAAGTTCAGAATCTGTTTGGAACCTCGGACCAATATGCTCCTCCTGGTCTAAGTGACACTTTCTGTCAAGGATCTGAACGAGCAAATATTACAATGTCGGAGAACAAATCAACTCCCAGCAATATTGGCATCTTGACTGAGAAGCAGGAAAAAGAGATGGATGAAGAAAGTGGTATCGAGAGTGATGCTAACATCTATG AAAATGTGCTAGAATCTCTGTTTGCAACACCAGTAAAGATTGCGACTCCCTGCAAGACAGAGGAAACTTATTCTTATGACAGTATATTGGACGGAAGTGTGACGTCGGTTCATGAAGGGTCGGTGACAATGAAGGAAAATGTTCCTACAGGAGTTACGTCCAATGAAAAGGCTCAGAATGCTGGATATGAGATTGAGAACAACTTAGGCACTGGAGCTGCATTACCAGGTCATGGGGGAGATGACATTTGCGAAGATGCAAATAATGTTGAGAGTTTTGACAGAGTATTGGACGGAAGTGCAACATTGGTTCAGGAATGGTCAGAAGCAATGAAGGAAAATGTTGCTACAGAAGTTACGTCCAATGAAAAGGCAAATACTGGGGGATATGAGATTGGGGGCAACTTAGGCACTGGAGCTGCATTATCAGATAATGGTGGGGATGACATTTGCGAAGATGTAAACGAGGTTGAGAGAGTACTGGACGGAAGTGTGACATGGATTCAGGAATGCTCAGAGGCAATGAAGGAAAATGTTGCTACAGTAGTTACATCCAATGAAAAGGCACATAATGCAGGATATGAGGTTGAGAGCAACTTAGGCACTGGAGCTGCATTATCAAATAATGGCGGAGATGCCATTTTTGAAGATGTAAACGAGGTTGAGAGTTTTGAATTGCTGAATACTTTCACTGGAGTTCTTTTTGAAGCTGAATATGACGGTTGTGAAGCTTTGGAGGATCAGTTGACCCATAGCAAAGAGGAGTGCCTTCTAGAAAGTAATTCAATAACAGAAGAAGACATAGAAGAGCATGCCATTCCTCTAGCAGAACCCTGTCTTAATGACGAAGAAACAGAGAAAAGTATTATTAGCGTATCTGGGTCACCACGGGATTTATATGAACTTAGGCCAGAATCACTTAGTTGTAAGAGTGAAGCTCATAATAAGTTTAATGGGGAAATGACTCAAAGTACTACATCTGAATTATTTGATGCCAATCTTCAGAAATCTGATGTTCCTGAGAACAGTCATCTTCCCTCTGCCTGCAATAATGATCATGACAATTCAAGGGAAACATCGATAAAGACTTCCAATGATCCAGAAGTGGAAAATATTGGCAGCTTCAATAAAG GTATATCTCCCCTGATTTCTTTGAAGGCCTCTCCTGATTGTGAAGAATCAATACTAGGGAGAGATGATCAATATGAAGCCAAGAAATTGGATGAACAAGATGGAATCCCAAAATGCTCCCAGGATATTTCTGATGAATTGCATACCAACAGTGAAGTGGCAATTCAGGGAAATGTTTCAATTGGTTACAATAACAGTCGGGAACTGGAGCAGCTTGTAAGTTCTGATGAACTTGACAACAAAAGTAAGGAGGCCAAAGGGATGGAAACGATCACACAGACAAATAACACAGATGCAGCTGCAG AGCATGGATCATTTGCCTGCAGGACAGTATCTGGAGATGATAAAAAGTTAGAAACTGGAGAGCCTGTTCTCAGTTTAGATGAGGAAAAGGTGCAAGATGCTGGATTTGAACATGAAAACAGCTCATGCGTTGGAGATTTATTGTCAGATGATCGTGGAGAAGACACTTGTGGAAAGATGAACGATGTTGAGACTGTTGAGTTCAAAGTTACCTCCACTAATGTTCTTTCTAAAACAGAATATGATGGTGAAGCTTCTGTGGAGCAGTTTCCTGAGAACACAAAGGAGGGCCAGAAAGGAACTAGCTTCATCCCAGAAGACAATGAAGAAAAGGTCACTTCTCTAGAAACAGACAGTGGCAATGAATTGACAGAGGAATATCTTAATATCTTGTCTGGCACACCAAAGAATTTGGATAAAAATGGAGGCTGCCAAGACATGTTATTTGATAATGTTCTGTCAGAAAGCGTCAGTTGTAAGAGTAGAGCTGATTATAAATCCGAGCAGGAAATTATACAAAGTAGTGAAGTTGAAGATGAGTTATCTGATGCTGATCTACAAAAGTCTAACATTTCTAAGAATAGTCAGAATGTCATAGATGAAG GTACCTATCTGCCTCTATCTTCAGAGGCTTCCCCTCTCTCTGATGAACTTACacaaaacaaaatttgtggAGTTATGATTTGTGATGAGATAGATGCCAAAGGAAAATCCTCTCAAGATGTGTCTGATGAGTCGCATACTAACAGTGAAGTGGCCATTCCAAAAGGCCTTTCAGATAGTAACAACCAGACTGAGGATGCTGGGCTTGCTTGCGGTCTTGAACTTGAGAGAACATCCCTGGAGACAAATGAGGCAGGCACAGCCACACAGGATCTTAACAAAGGTGTTCATCCTAGAG ACCTTGGTTCTTCTGTTTGTGGTGCAGAACTGCATCTCCACGTAAGAGATGAAAATACTGACAGTTTAAAGGGAGACAATAGCATGAAGGACACTGAAGAGGCTGAGACTTTAACTACTCAAATGGTTCAGTTTCCCATTGAGCTTCAATTTGAGAAGAATGTGGAAGACTTCAAGAATGATACTCACGCACTCTCAAACTCGCCAGCCTCTGGATCTGATGAGATTTTAAGGGAAAGTGACGTGGCAGGCACAATTAAAGAGTACATTGATTCTGAATCTTCTCTGCCTGTGATCTTTGAAAACTCTGGTGCCAGCCTCCCGAGTGACATGTTGGCAGATACTGATGAAATAGTCGCTAGTGAAAAATCAGCCATGCCCATTAACGAAAAGGACATTGCTGCTAGGCTTGACTGCCTAACTCCAATGATGGAGATATCTTCCCACTCGTCCAAGGATGAAGATACTGTGCCATCACTTGAATGCCTCAATACAGAACAAGAGGAAGTCACACTGTCAACCGAACTTGCTCAAGTCTCCGGGAAAGCAGCAAATTCCCATGAACGCGTTGATGAAG GCAATACTATTAAGCTTGATGCTGATGAAGATGGGCATATTACGGCTTGTTCGACCAAGAGGAAGAATGCTAGAACCATTTTGATCCATGGGACCCCCGGTAAGCTTATTGCTGCAGACATGAAGGAGAACGAGCTGAACCAGAAGCGCTCGAACATAGGTGATATCACAGCAGCAAGACCAGCAAAGAGGAGACCCTTACAGGATCTTCGAAGGAAATAA